In Bacillus sp. Cs-700, one genomic interval encodes:
- a CDS encoding AEC family transporter, with product MSIITILLPIFFVFGVGYLAQRFLKLETRVLSNLALYVLVPLLVFRTFYEQKIDSSYGYLSIYMLGLCFALIGLVSILSKIYGYTESERCGLVLSSAFMNNGNYGTPLVLFLFGTLGMETAIVLMVLQQLLMSTLGVYYAAKGSPDHDGIKAALRAVRKMPMVYGAIVGLLFQWLQIPLGTIRDGVDLIADAAIPVIMVTLGMQLANIRLRAIDWQKLSTALSLKLMIAPLIAAGIVVFMPVDPLTKQIMIIMAATPTAANTTMYAIQFHTEPQNVSSATLVSTVSSLATMPVVIYLATTFV from the coding sequence ATGTCGATCATAACCATACTGCTACCGATCTTTTTCGTATTTGGCGTCGGTTATCTTGCGCAGCGCTTTTTAAAATTAGAGACGAGGGTCCTCTCAAATCTCGCGTTATATGTGCTCGTGCCGCTTCTTGTTTTTCGAACGTTCTATGAACAAAAAATTGATTCGTCCTACGGGTATTTATCGATCTACATGCTAGGTTTGTGCTTTGCACTGATTGGGCTTGTCAGCATTTTATCGAAAATATACGGCTATACCGAATCAGAACGGTGCGGTTTGGTTTTGTCGAGCGCATTTATGAATAACGGAAATTATGGCACGCCGCTTGTCCTGTTTCTATTTGGAACGCTCGGAATGGAAACGGCGATTGTGCTAATGGTGCTACAGCAGTTGTTAATGAGCACGCTTGGGGTCTATTATGCGGCAAAAGGAAGTCCAGATCACGACGGAATTAAAGCAGCTCTTAGAGCAGTGAGAAAAATGCCGATGGTTTACGGTGCCATTGTTGGTCTTTTGTTTCAATGGTTACAAATTCCACTCGGCACGATCCGTGATGGCGTGGACTTGATAGCGGATGCAGCGATTCCCGTTATTATGGTGACGCTCGGCATGCAGCTTGCCAATATACGGTTGCGTGCGATTGATTGGCAAAAGCTATCAACGGCGCTATCGCTTAAATTAATGATTGCGCCGCTTATTGCTGCTGGAATTGTTGTATTTATGCCTGTGGATCCATTGACAAAGCAAATTATGATCATTATGGCGGCAACTCCGACTGCCGCCAATACGACGATGTACGCCATTCAATTTCATACGGAACCTCAAAACGTTTCTAGTGCAACGCTTGTATCTACTGTGTCGAGTTTAGCTACGATGCCAGTGGTGATTTATTTAGCGACGACGTTTGTTTGA
- a CDS encoding aldehyde dehydrogenase family protein: protein MATQTSVRTYGLFINGEWREKTATDDVLNKYTQEIAAKTATADEQDVTDAVQAAKTALKTPFSPYDRYTVLIKAAATLRARQDELGEVLAKEVGKPLAECKGEVGRAALTLEVSAEEAKRIHGEGIPVEAAPGSEQRQAYTRRFPIGVVAAITPFNVPLNLVCHKIGPALAAGNSVVLKPAEVTPVCAILLTEIFEEAGLPAGRLNLITGEGATVGEWLLSNQDVNMFTFTGSPRVGQHIREKAGLRKVALELGNNSATIVHHDADVETAATQSAQKSFNNAGQVCISVQRVYVHEDIYEPFLAKMKEVTEGLVLGDPMEAATDIGPMIAEREAIRVESWVQEAVDQGAVIETGGKRDGVFYQPTILTNVKDDMKVCRQEVFGPVVAVSTYRSTDEVITRVNDSEYGLQAGLFTNDLAFTLKAINEVHVGGLIINDTSGYRVDHMPYGGVKKSGTGKEGPRYAIEEMTEEKIIVFNG from the coding sequence GTGGCTACACAAACTTCAGTACGAACTTATGGGCTATTCATCAATGGGGAATGGCGAGAAAAAACAGCAACAGATGATGTGCTAAACAAATATACCCAAGAAATAGCAGCGAAAACAGCTACAGCTGATGAACAGGATGTAACCGATGCGGTGCAAGCGGCTAAGACAGCATTGAAAACCCCTTTTTCGCCTTACGATCGGTACACGGTTTTGATTAAGGCAGCCGCGACACTACGAGCTCGTCAGGATGAGCTTGGTGAAGTGCTTGCGAAGGAAGTTGGAAAGCCTTTAGCGGAGTGTAAAGGTGAAGTAGGTCGTGCTGCTTTAACATTAGAAGTTTCGGCAGAAGAAGCGAAGCGAATTCACGGCGAAGGTATTCCGGTTGAAGCTGCGCCTGGGTCAGAACAGCGTCAGGCGTATACTAGACGCTTTCCAATTGGGGTTGTTGCAGCGATCACGCCATTTAACGTACCACTGAATCTTGTGTGCCACAAAATTGGCCCTGCACTTGCAGCTGGCAATAGCGTGGTATTAAAACCAGCTGAAGTGACGCCGGTTTGTGCGATTCTTTTAACGGAAATATTTGAAGAAGCGGGACTTCCAGCAGGACGCCTGAACCTGATTACAGGAGAGGGAGCAACGGTAGGCGAATGGCTTCTTTCGAATCAAGATGTGAATATGTTTACGTTTACGGGAAGCCCGCGTGTTGGCCAGCATATTCGCGAAAAAGCAGGATTGCGCAAAGTAGCATTAGAGCTAGGAAACAATTCAGCAACGATTGTGCATCATGATGCCGATGTTGAGACAGCGGCAACGCAGTCTGCTCAAAAAAGTTTTAATAACGCAGGACAAGTATGTATTTCAGTCCAACGCGTTTATGTACACGAAGATATTTATGAGCCGTTTCTTGCAAAAATGAAGGAAGTAACAGAAGGACTTGTTTTAGGTGATCCAATGGAAGCGGCGACTGATATCGGCCCAATGATTGCTGAACGTGAAGCGATACGCGTTGAGAGCTGGGTACAAGAAGCAGTTGATCAGGGAGCTGTAATTGAAACGGGTGGAAAACGAGATGGCGTTTTCTATCAACCTACGATTTTGACGAATGTAAAGGATGATATGAAGGTTTGTCGTCAAGAAGTTTTTGGCCCGGTCGTAGCGGTAAGCACGTATCGTTCAACAGATGAAGTGATTACGAGAGTGAATGATTCAGAGTATGGTCTTCAAGCTGGACTCTTTACGAATGACCTCGCATTTACGTTAAAAGCGATCAATGAGGTTCATGTAGGTGGGCTCATTATTAATGATACGTCAGGCTATCGTGTTGATCATATGCCATACGGTGGTGTGAAGAAAAGTGGAACGGGCAAAGAAGGTCCACGCTATGCGATTGAAGAAATGACGGAAGAAAAAATTATCGTTTTTAACGGATGA
- a CDS encoding class II fructose-bisphosphate aldolase: MMMPFINGKTMLDHAFQNGYGVGAFSAHNAETVLAIFEAAAEEKAPIMIQVGQKVIQTLGMEALKGLIDTYEKEFNVPVAIHLDHSRQFEQTMQAVQIGFQSVMFDGSGLSFEENTATTKKVVDIARALGIGSEGEIGKIGGTEDDITVDEKDALITTTEEAVAFVEATDVDYLAVSIGTAHGIYKETPNLRFERLKEIVEAVQRPVVLHGGSDVPDEQVQRAISLGIAKINVDTELRQAFTRGVQEAFSENPDDIVLASSLGLGRLRMKEKVQEKIRVFGSQGKAEELLSGKKVVTL, encoded by the coding sequence ATGATGATGCCATTTATTAACGGAAAAACAATGCTGGATCATGCTTTTCAAAATGGGTATGGGGTAGGGGCATTTAGCGCACATAATGCGGAAACGGTGCTCGCCATTTTTGAAGCTGCTGCTGAGGAAAAAGCACCAATTATGATTCAAGTAGGACAAAAGGTGATTCAAACGCTAGGCATGGAAGCATTAAAAGGGTTGATCGATACGTATGAAAAAGAATTTAATGTTCCAGTCGCGATTCATCTTGATCACAGCCGTCAGTTCGAGCAAACGATGCAAGCTGTGCAAATAGGCTTTCAATCCGTCATGTTTGATGGGTCTGGTTTATCTTTTGAAGAAAACACGGCGACGACGAAAAAAGTAGTCGATATTGCAAGAGCCCTTGGCATTGGATCTGAAGGAGAAATTGGTAAAATCGGTGGAACGGAAGATGACATTACGGTTGATGAAAAGGATGCGCTCATTACAACAACAGAAGAAGCCGTCGCTTTCGTAGAGGCAACAGATGTTGACTACCTTGCCGTATCGATAGGAACCGCTCACGGGATTTATAAAGAAACGCCTAACCTTCGTTTTGAACGACTAAAGGAGATTGTAGAAGCCGTTCAGCGTCCAGTCGTTCTTCACGGCGGGTCAGATGTGCCAGATGAACAAGTGCAACGGGCGATATCACTAGGGATTGCAAAAATTAATGTAGATACGGAGCTTCGTCAGGCGTTTACGAGAGGCGTTCAAGAAGCATTTTCAGAAAATCCGGATGATATTGTGCTCGCTAGTTCACTTGGTCTCGGTCGTTTACGTATGAAAGAAAAAGTACAAGAAAAGATTCGCGTATTTGGTAGTCAGGGGAAAGCAGAAGAACTTTTGTCAGGTAAAAAGGTCGTAACGTTATAA
- a CDS encoding GntR family transcriptional regulator, which yields MSINQNGEALYLQIKDVLIDRIQSGTWKPNTIIPTEQGLIKEFGVSRTTIRQAIAILVQNGLLEKKQGHGTIVKPHQLVGNLGQLKGFAEEVMEKGQVPSSKLIRAEFKENLFHESEMLQVAEGAPILLVERIRFADETPVALERTCWPESIGKILMQHDLNTAKYYEILENYQVYLNKAKERIAAINATIDEADSLAIRPGEALLEMTRLSYGLNDHPIEYTKTKYRSDQYHYNIELKR from the coding sequence ATGTCGATTAATCAGAACGGAGAGGCGCTTTATCTCCAAATAAAAGATGTTCTGATCGACCGCATTCAGAGTGGAACGTGGAAACCAAATACGATTATTCCAACAGAGCAAGGGCTCATCAAGGAATTTGGTGTTAGCCGGACGACGATTCGGCAGGCCATTGCGATTCTCGTTCAAAATGGTTTGCTCGAAAAGAAACAGGGCCATGGCACAATCGTAAAGCCACATCAATTGGTAGGTAACCTTGGGCAGTTAAAAGGTTTTGCGGAAGAAGTAATGGAAAAAGGGCAGGTTCCTTCATCCAAACTGATACGAGCTGAATTTAAGGAAAACCTTTTTCATGAAAGTGAAATGCTTCAAGTGGCTGAAGGAGCTCCGATTCTTCTCGTTGAACGCATACGGTTTGCGGATGAGACGCCTGTTGCCCTTGAACGAACGTGCTGGCCAGAGTCAATTGGAAAGATACTTATGCAGCATGATTTAAATACAGCGAAATACTATGAAATTCTAGAAAACTATCAGGTTTATTTAAACAAAGCAAAAGAGCGAATTGCCGCGATTAATGCCACGATTGATGAAGCAGATTCATTGGCGATTCGTCCGGGTGAAGCGCTACTTGAAATGACGCGTCTCAGCTATGGATTGAATGACCATCCAATCGAATATACAAAAACGAAATATCGAAGTGATCAGTACCATTACAATATTGAATTGAAGCGATAG
- a CDS encoding diphosphate--fructose-6-phosphate 1-phosphotransferase produces the protein MKKVAIGQAGGPTAVINATLAGFVNEVKRDHSLLLIQNGYEGLAQGNYLDGKDEMLHRIDLHRDVPGACLGSGRFPLTDEHIEKGVRLLHAQGVDVLVFIGGNGTMEALAKVEAEARRQSFTLQVIGLPKTVDNDLGGTDHAPGFGSSARYVAQATRDMSRDLASMQNFEKVRVLETMGRNAGWLAAASGLLKEYEEEGPHFIGIPERPIQAEMLLENVNTALNRFGYATVVVSEGVCFGKTGQVARGNVAGRTVLGGISNEVAGFLKSELNVMTRAELLGMNQRSFSEVVSDVDREEAYRVGSVGGEWIREGISNVMVSIQRNAHHRYSVRMTPIELRNVVAAGERVMPEVFIEDQKAYYQWLKPLIGEDIRSYPPPLQRTELYVD, from the coding sequence ATGAAAAAGGTCGCCATTGGTCAGGCTGGGGGACCTACGGCCGTCATTAATGCTACCCTCGCAGGGTTTGTGAACGAGGTCAAACGCGATCATTCTCTGCTGTTGATACAAAATGGTTATGAAGGATTGGCACAAGGAAATTATTTAGACGGTAAGGATGAAATGCTACATCGTATTGATCTTCATCGAGATGTCCCTGGTGCTTGCCTTGGCTCTGGACGGTTTCCACTAACCGATGAGCATATTGAAAAAGGTGTGCGCCTGCTACATGCTCAGGGAGTCGATGTCCTTGTTTTTATCGGTGGGAATGGAACGATGGAGGCGTTAGCGAAAGTAGAAGCAGAAGCGAGAAGGCAAAGTTTCACCCTTCAAGTCATCGGACTTCCCAAGACGGTGGATAACGATCTTGGTGGAACAGACCATGCCCCTGGTTTTGGAAGCTCTGCACGATATGTCGCTCAGGCGACGCGAGATATGAGCCGCGACCTCGCTTCCATGCAGAATTTTGAAAAGGTTCGTGTACTTGAGACAATGGGAAGAAATGCTGGGTGGCTGGCTGCCGCATCTGGGCTTCTTAAGGAGTATGAAGAAGAAGGGCCGCATTTTATTGGCATTCCAGAGCGGCCAATTCAAGCAGAAATGCTTCTTGAAAATGTTAACACCGCATTGAATCGGTTTGGGTATGCCACGGTCGTTGTGAGTGAAGGCGTTTGTTTTGGAAAGACGGGGCAGGTTGCGAGAGGAAATGTCGCTGGCAGGACAGTGCTAGGCGGGATTTCCAATGAGGTAGCTGGCTTTTTAAAAAGTGAGTTAAACGTCATGACAAGAGCTGAACTTTTAGGCATGAATCAGCGAAGTTTTTCTGAAGTTGTTTCGGACGTTGATCGAGAAGAAGCTTATCGTGTGGGGAGCGTTGGGGGCGAATGGATTCGTGAAGGGATTTCAAATGTGATGGTCTCCATTCAACGGAATGCTCACCATCGCTATTCAGTAAGGATGACCCCGATTGAACTTCGTAACGTGGTGGCTGCTGGAGAACGAGTGATGCCTGAGGTGTTCATTGAAGATCAGAAAGCATATTATCAATGGCTAAAACCGCTTATCGGGGAAGATATTAGGTCGTACCCACCGCCATTACAAAGGACTGAACTGTATGTCGATTAA
- a CDS encoding alpha-glucosidase produces the protein MLNTKTIKPSFEVKQNGEEFDVHLDGRLLFRHSPAQPFIFVGSGEETIDMYRGNFKIKDYVVERVALRYATVRYEGETCRIGFRHFSHDHELLTMVLKQDKEGLRVSFELVDPLFNRFWLRVAADADEKIYGCGEQLSYFNLRGKNFPLWTSEPGVGRNKSTYTTWQADVKDQAGGDYYNTNYPQPTYVSTNKYYCHVETTAFADFDFQRDDFHELHIWEAPASILFETGQTYKDLVEKLTARLGRQPELPDWTFDGIWLGMQGGTEHVQSKIDRAIEKGMKIGAIWCQDWQGKRVTSFGKRLMWNWKWNPEEYPELDQKVKEWKEKGIRFMGYINPYVAVEGDLYREAYDKGYLATALDGGDYVVDFGEFDCGVVDFTNEAACEWYEDVIQKNMIDFGMDGWMADFGEYLPTDLKLHSGEPATKMHNAWPVMWAKVNHNAVQKAGRWGDIVYFMRAGYSGSQGYCPLLWAGDQSVDWSLDDGLASVIPAALSAGMSGNGVHHSDIGGYTSLHGNKRNKELLLRWVDMAAFTPVMRTHEGNRPDDCFQFDQDEETLEHFVKMTNVYTALKPYLKALSKENAEKGIPIQRPMFMEYEHDLASYNIQYQYMLGSEMVVAPVYEEGKETWSVYLPEDEWVHLWTGKETNGGQVEVNAPIGETPVFYRKRSTYADVFRKAALAIQ, from the coding sequence ATGTTAAATACAAAAACGATCAAACCAAGTTTTGAAGTGAAGCAAAATGGAGAAGAATTTGACGTTCATCTGGACGGTCGCTTACTGTTTCGTCATTCACCAGCCCAACCATTTATTTTCGTTGGTAGCGGTGAAGAAACGATTGATATGTACAGAGGAAATTTTAAAATAAAAGATTATGTTGTGGAACGAGTAGCTCTTCGCTATGCAACCGTACGGTATGAAGGAGAGACGTGTCGCATCGGATTTCGTCACTTCTCTCATGATCACGAGCTGTTAACAATGGTATTAAAGCAAGACAAAGAAGGTCTGCGCGTATCGTTTGAGCTCGTAGATCCTCTGTTTAATCGTTTCTGGTTACGCGTTGCCGCTGATGCCGATGAGAAAATTTACGGGTGTGGGGAACAGCTTTCCTATTTCAATTTAAGAGGAAAGAACTTCCCACTCTGGACGTCAGAGCCTGGGGTAGGACGGAATAAATCGACTTATACCACCTGGCAAGCCGACGTGAAAGATCAAGCTGGTGGCGACTATTACAATACGAATTATCCCCAGCCAACCTATGTATCTACGAATAAATACTACTGTCATGTTGAGACGACGGCTTTCGCTGACTTCGATTTTCAGCGAGACGATTTTCATGAGCTTCACATTTGGGAAGCACCGGCTTCGATTTTGTTTGAAACAGGACAGACGTATAAAGATCTCGTTGAAAAACTAACCGCTCGTCTCGGTCGGCAACCTGAGCTTCCAGATTGGACGTTTGATGGAATCTGGCTTGGCATGCAGGGCGGAACGGAACACGTTCAAAGTAAAATTGATCGCGCGATTGAAAAAGGAATGAAAATCGGAGCTATTTGGTGTCAGGACTGGCAAGGGAAGCGTGTGACGTCTTTTGGGAAACGATTGATGTGGAACTGGAAATGGAATCCGGAGGAGTATCCTGAACTTGATCAAAAAGTGAAGGAATGGAAGGAAAAAGGCATTCGTTTTATGGGGTACATCAACCCTTATGTTGCTGTGGAAGGAGACCTGTACCGTGAAGCCTATGACAAGGGGTATCTTGCTACGGCTTTAGATGGCGGAGATTATGTTGTTGATTTCGGTGAATTCGATTGTGGTGTCGTTGATTTTACAAACGAAGCGGCGTGTGAATGGTATGAAGACGTTATCCAAAAGAACATGATTGATTTTGGAATGGACGGATGGATGGCTGATTTTGGTGAATATTTGCCAACAGACTTAAAGCTTCATAGCGGAGAACCAGCAACAAAAATGCATAATGCATGGCCAGTGATGTGGGCAAAAGTGAATCATAACGCCGTTCAAAAAGCAGGACGCTGGGGCGATATTGTTTACTTTATGCGTGCAGGATATTCAGGGAGTCAGGGGTACTGTCCATTGTTATGGGCTGGAGATCAAAGTGTTGATTGGAGTCTTGATGATGGTCTTGCTTCCGTTATTCCAGCTGCGCTATCTGCTGGGATGAGTGGAAATGGCGTTCATCACAGCGATATCGGTGGCTACACAAGTCTTCATGGCAACAAGCGGAATAAAGAGTTGTTGCTTCGCTGGGTTGATATGGCGGCATTTACACCTGTTATGCGAACACATGAAGGGAACCGTCCTGATGATTGCTTCCAGTTTGATCAAGACGAAGAGACGCTTGAGCATTTTGTGAAAATGACAAACGTTTATACAGCACTGAAACCTTACCTAAAAGCGTTAAGCAAAGAGAACGCTGAAAAAGGGATTCCGATTCAACGTCCGATGTTTATGGAGTATGAACATGATCTTGCTTCTTATAACATTCAATATCAATATATGCTAGGTTCAGAGATGGTGGTCGCACCGGTTTATGAAGAAGGAAAAGAAACGTGGTCCGTGTACTTACCTGAAGATGAGTGGGTTCATTTATGGACTGGTAAGGAAACGAATGGTGGTCAAGTCGAAGTGAATGCGCCAATTGGTGAAACACCGGTTTTTTATCGTAAACGCTCAACATATGCAGATGTTTTCCGAAAAGCAGCGTTGGCAATACAATAA
- a CDS encoding solute:sodium symporter family transporter: MSGITFTLLSCVFFMALVAWVSYLKTRNSVNDSDGYFLAGRGLTGGFIAGSLLLTNLSAEQLIGLNGQAYRTNLSNMAWEVTAAFAIVIMALILLPRYLGGAFSTLPEFLSKRYDESVRRYTVILFMLGYMFVTIPSVLYSGALAILRLFDVPELLGISFESSVWLVIWVIGIIGAIYAIFGGLKAVAVSDTLNGIGLLFIGLIVPILGFFALGNGDMLEGIKTITTENPEKLNAIGSSTDSVPFSTIFTGMIFMNMFYWGTNQYVIQRTLGAKNLAEGQKGVLLSGFYKLTVPFMMMIPGVIAFHLYGSSMDPVDLAYPTVVSNLLPTFMSGLFLAVLLGAVFSSFNSLLNSAATMFALDVYKAGINKNASDRQLINVSKYFGSVLALVSFFIAPMLMNAPDGLWDLIRRFTGFFNIPIIAIVLVGIVSKRIPALGAKIAIIFHVITYYMLVWGLNQLFNIEITMNFIHISAILFLIEVTIMMVVGRIRPLPEAYEFRANPKVDMVPWKFTIPVSVVLISLVVMVYILFSPIGFAYAGGMVSGWFWPAILGTAVVGGICYLLALKSWNKKYSGFVTRKHEEAVNAEKKFRSA, translated from the coding sequence ATGTCGGGTATCACGTTTACATTACTTTCATGCGTCTTCTTTATGGCGCTCGTCGCGTGGGTTTCATACTTAAAAACTAGAAATTCCGTTAATGACTCAGATGGTTACTTTCTTGCAGGTCGAGGGTTAACGGGTGGATTTATTGCAGGTTCTCTTTTACTTACAAACTTATCTGCCGAACAGTTAATCGGTTTGAATGGACAAGCCTATCGAACGAACCTTTCCAACATGGCATGGGAAGTGACAGCAGCGTTCGCCATTGTCATCATGGCGCTTATCTTGCTACCCCGCTATCTTGGCGGTGCGTTTTCAACGTTACCTGAGTTTTTAAGTAAACGTTATGATGAAAGCGTTCGCAGATACACGGTTATCCTGTTTATGCTTGGATATATGTTTGTCACAATTCCTTCCGTTTTGTATTCTGGGGCACTTGCGATTCTTCGTCTTTTTGATGTACCAGAGCTACTCGGGATTTCATTTGAATCGTCTGTCTGGCTCGTCATTTGGGTTATTGGAATTATCGGCGCCATCTATGCCATCTTTGGTGGGTTAAAAGCGGTAGCGGTATCCGATACGTTGAACGGAATAGGGCTTCTCTTTATTGGCTTAATCGTTCCCATACTCGGCTTTTTTGCCCTTGGAAACGGTGATATGTTAGAAGGAATCAAAACGATTACCACGGAAAATCCTGAGAAGTTAAATGCGATAGGATCCAGTACAGATTCTGTCCCGTTTTCAACCATTTTTACCGGAATGATTTTTATGAACATGTTCTACTGGGGAACAAATCAGTACGTGATTCAGCGAACGCTTGGTGCGAAGAACCTTGCAGAAGGTCAAAAAGGGGTTCTGCTCTCTGGATTTTATAAATTAACGGTTCCGTTTATGATGATGATTCCAGGGGTTATTGCTTTCCATCTCTATGGAAGCTCAATGGATCCAGTGGATCTCGCTTATCCAACGGTTGTGTCGAATCTGCTACCGACGTTTATGTCTGGACTCTTTCTAGCTGTGCTTCTAGGCGCCGTGTTCTCAAGTTTCAACTCACTGTTAAACAGTGCGGCAACGATGTTTGCGCTTGATGTATACAAAGCTGGTATTAACAAAAACGCTTCAGATCGCCAGCTGATCAATGTTAGTAAATATTTTGGAAGCGTTCTCGCGCTTGTCTCTTTCTTTATTGCGCCAATGCTTATGAACGCACCGGATGGATTGTGGGATTTGATTCGCCGCTTTACAGGCTTTTTTAACATCCCGATTATTGCCATTGTTCTTGTTGGGATTGTTTCAAAACGCATCCCTGCACTTGGAGCGAAAATAGCAATTATTTTCCACGTGATTACGTACTACATGCTTGTATGGGGATTAAACCAGCTGTTTAACATTGAAATTACGATGAACTTTATTCATATTTCAGCCATCCTTTTCCTTATTGAGGTTACGATCATGATGGTCGTTGGACGCATTCGTCCTCTTCCTGAAGCGTATGAGTTCCGAGCGAATCCAAAGGTGGACATGGTGCCGTGGAAGTTTACGATTCCAGTATCTGTTGTTCTTATTAGTCTTGTCGTGATGGTCTACATTCTCTTCTCACCAATTGGATTTGCCTACGCAGGAGGAATGGTTTCTGGATGGTTCTGGCCAGCGATCTTAGGAACGGCTGTCGTTGGAGGAATTTGTTACCTTCTTGCCCTTAAATCATGGAATAAAAAATACTCTGGATTTGTTACAAGGAAGCATGAAGAAGCAGTTAACGCTGAAAAGAAATTTAGAAGCGCATAA
- a CDS encoding DUF4867 family protein yields MIEMLREFNPHLHVQSVDSEAFQTYGKVLLDFPYEQIAESMKETKIPEQGNHYVPSKEELEAESLKAFVENSYYGGMPVQIGYCNGKNSALGGLEFHKGSEINVAITDFVLLLGHTNDITNHTYDVKNIKAFYVPAGTAIEMFQTTLHLAPCKVSDEGFKCTVILPEGTNTPLEDARKGQDPLLFMKNKWLLAHPEHERFMSLGAHDGIVGENITVAYSKE; encoded by the coding sequence ATGATTGAAATGTTACGAGAGTTTAATCCCCATTTACATGTGCAGTCAGTAGATTCTGAAGCTTTTCAAACGTACGGGAAGGTTCTTTTAGATTTTCCATATGAGCAGATAGCGGAGTCAATGAAAGAGACGAAAATTCCTGAACAGGGAAATCACTACGTTCCTTCAAAAGAAGAGCTTGAAGCGGAGTCGCTTAAAGCGTTCGTTGAAAACAGCTACTATGGAGGGATGCCAGTACAGATTGGGTACTGTAACGGGAAAAATTCCGCGTTAGGTGGCCTTGAATTTCATAAGGGAAGTGAAATTAACGTTGCTATTACGGATTTTGTGCTCCTTCTAGGACATACGAATGACATTACAAATCATACATACGATGTGAAGAATATAAAGGCGTTTTATGTTCCAGCGGGTACCGCGATTGAAATGTTTCAAACAACGCTTCACCTTGCTCCTTGTAAAGTGAGCGATGAAGGATTCAAATGTACGGTGATTTTGCCAGAAGGAACGAATACGCCATTAGAAGATGCTCGAAAAGGACAGGATCCGCTCCTTTTTATGAAAAATAAATGGCTCCTTGCTCATCCTGAGCATGAACGATTTATGTCGCTAGGCGCTCACGACGGAATTGTCGGTGAAAATATAACAGTTGCTTACAGCAAGGAATAA
- a CDS encoding zinc ribbon domain-containing protein produces MSDLQTKIGGGLSKLQDGLNQGKTKLQTAQEVSQLKKHASDAASNRTKIITQLGELTYRLIRRGEVEHNELNEQAERLHSYDLELYQANHALSQLQKESTGHVCDCGATLQEEDTFCGSCGNKVQMAEPPLTLATQPCEKCKEEIPESAQFCGCCGSKNG; encoded by the coding sequence ATGTCGGATCTACAAACGAAAATAGGCGGAGGTTTGTCAAAGCTTCAAGATGGCCTAAACCAAGGAAAAACGAAACTCCAAACGGCACAGGAAGTTTCTCAGCTAAAGAAGCATGCAAGTGATGCTGCTTCAAATCGCACAAAAATCATCACCCAGCTTGGGGAACTCACCTATCGTCTCATTCGGAGAGGTGAGGTCGAGCATAACGAATTAAACGAACAAGCGGAACGCCTTCATTCTTACGATTTAGAGCTATACCAGGCCAATCATGCCCTAAGCCAACTGCAAAAGGAATCGACTGGACATGTTTGTGATTGTGGGGCCACTCTTCAAGAAGAAGATACGTTTTGTGGTAGCTGCGGCAATAAAGTTCAAATGGCAGAACCTCCTTTAACGTTAGCAACCCAACCATGCGAAAAATGTAAGGAGGAAATACCTGAATCTGCTCAATTTTGCGGTTGTTGCGGTTCGAAAAACGGCTAG